In a genomic window of Anaerolineales bacterium:
- a CDS encoding transposase: MNESLLEKMGGERVCSVCGYVEREVYRLFCPRCMQRDRLSALTTRENATDILPVPLEPSGLNPVDVVPMQ, translated from the coding sequence ATGAACGAAAGCTTACTCGAAAAGATGGGCGGCGAGCGGGTCTGCAGCGTCTGCGGATATGTGGAAAGGGAAGTGTACCGGCTATTCTGCCCGCGGTGCATGCAGCGGGACCGCCTCAGCGCCCTGACCACCAGGGAGAATGCAACCGACATCTTGCCTGTCCCCTTGGAGCCGTCCGGATTGAATCCCGTGGATGTTGTCCCGATGCAATGA